A window of Phragmites australis chromosome 2, lpPhrAust1.1, whole genome shotgun sequence genomic DNA:
AATCAAGGCGGCCCGGGCTCCAGCGCGAGTGATTTCTGATTATTTCggtgtttttttttgtctgttgTGTGAtttgggtggtggtggtggggattTTTAGACGGTGTATAAGGGGCGGAAGAAGAAGACCATCGAGTACTTCGCTGTCAAGAGCGTCGACAAGTCGCAGCGGTCCAAGGTCCTCAACGAGGTGAGCGCGCTTCTCCCCTGCGTGAATCATGACCCTTATGACTCAATCTTTGGTTTCTCTGGGTGTAGGCtgtttattttttctctccATAACATGGTCTATGCTGTTTAGCGACCAGGATTTGGTTAATTATTGTTCTCCATGCATCATTTAACACTAACTTTAGGGCGCTGGCCACACCTTACATTTCTATCTTGCTGATAGTTTAGCATATTGATTACGTCCAATTGCAAATGAACGATAAGATGCGCATGGAAGATAAGTTGCATTTTGCATTTCCTTGTGACAATGCTGTTTTACTTGGCATATGATGTGTTATATGGTATAGAATATACCTTTTTCTACAAAGAAGAATTCATTTTGTGTCACCTATTATGCTCTTGGATGCTCCTTCGAGCAAGCATTTAAGGCCAAAGGGTAATaatgttgtaacttgtaaggTGTTACTGGTGGGGAGATCAATTTAACGTGCATTAGTTTAAGATTGGGAACACATTTCTGCAAGCATGGTTGTACACCTATTTCACAAGCTTCTAGAATGCTCGTATTTGTTTCTTTGTCTAGTTTGGTTCCTTTGTACTAATGGTGTTTTGAACTTATCTTTGCAGGTTCGGATGCTCCATTCTTTAGATCATGCCAATGTCCTGAAATTTTACTCATGGTAAGATTCTTATGCACTCTCATAACGTTTAGTTTGGCTGATTTTGCAGCATGACAATGACTCCTAGTTTGCTGAAAGGTGGAGAGTATCCTTGCTCCTCTGAACATGTGACCATCCCATTACATACCATACTTATGTTCTACTTGTCTTCCCAGGTACGAGACCTCCGCACATTTTTGGTTAGTGTTGGAGTATTGCGTTGGTGGAGACCTAAAGGGCTTGCTTGAACAGGTATCTTGCTTGTCAATTTAATTACTGTATGCAGTTCTCTAGTCTTAAAAATGATATACAATGTATGAGTTATATTTTAATGCTTTGAAATTCGTAACCGTTTTGTTGTCTTAGCAAGTATTGGCTATATACGTATCCATTTATGTAGTATGATAGAGAATTAACTCACATAAAAATTGATTTCAGGTGAGATTTAACTGACAATAGATGTGTAGATGTGTCTTAGATAGCTGTATAAGAAACTTCTTTTATTAGGTACTAAGTAAATTTCACATGAAACATTATGGGGTAGCTTGCATATCACCATTCAAGTGGAGAAATACCCACATTATAGGTTCGCATTTGCTACTTGTAGTTGGGTACCTCAATGTAATGGTAGTCCAACTAAAATGTTGAAATTAGaaacttcaaattaaaataCAGTTTGGCTTGGGAAAATGATAGAAATAGAACTATCATCCATGTAGGTGGCCTTGTATGTGATTACATAGGAGTATGATAAACTTGAATCAGCTGCTTTTATGTTTTAATCCTGATGTGCCCCAGGCCCAGGTGCAAGTCAAACCATTCCCATCCAATTTTTTAGTACTTTATGCTGTTACGTTGGTGTATGAATTTTAGTTCCACTTTCCCCTTTGCTTGGAAATAAATGAACTGCTACATGACAGTACAGTGAACTGCTGCTAAGCATTTATTCTCTAAAAGATGGAGAGCATGGAAACTGAAATGAAGTCCTGAAAACCCAATCTGTGCACTGCAGAGCTGCAGAATCTTCTACTCTAAGGAAACTAGAACTGCTTAGGTATCCTGCTAGTGTTGTTGCTGTTTTTAGTAGTTCAGTAGTATTGTTACTGTTATGACCAAGCGCTAAGGGCCATTCATTTGTATGCCACATTTCATTAACAGCCCAATAATTCCTCATGGTAAATATTGGTTAATATCTTCTGGAATTTGTAGTTTGCTATATGCCAAAAATTGATTTTAATCTGCTCAAAAGGCGCACAGGTTATGCTTACCGCAATTTTAGTTTTTTACAATTCGACCTAGGCAAGACAAGGTAGCCCATGAAATTCTATTCTGGTACTTGTGTTGCCAAAATCTAATCTTGTGAGTAGATATATGTAACTTGTATTGTACATCACATAGTTGAAAACAAATGCTACCCCTTTCATGCTGTTTTCCTGCCTTTATGTACTGTGCCTATAATTGATTATGTTTCCTTGCAGGACAAGAAGCTGCCTGAAAATTCTATACATGGCCTGGCTTACGATCTTGTCAAAGCTCTTCAGTAAAGTTCTTACGGTAACCTTGTATCATACTTTATTTTGTATAATCAGTGAAATTTGATTTATTGGGAACATTGGGTAGGTTCTTGCATTCTCAAGGAATTATATATTGCGATCTGAAGCCATCAAACGTTTTACTTGATGAATTTGGATGCATGAAGGTACTTACTGGACCACAGAAAAGAATTAATACACCACTAACAAAGCAGGGCACAATAACTTGGAACTAACAATATATATTCTTTTCTTTCGTCTTTATTCCAGTTGTGTGATTTTGGATTAGCAAGGCGTTTAAAAGACATCGAGAAAACCAATCCTGGAGATGTAatctttcattttcttttatgtGTTTCCTTTCCTCATGTTTCATCTCCATTTGATTATTTTTCCTAGCCTAAATTTCTACTGGCTTGTAGGTGCCACAGCCCATGAGGGGAACACCGTGCTATATGGCTCCTGAGTTATTTCGAGAGGGAGGAGTTCACTCATATGCTTCGGATTTCTGGGCACTTGGTTGTGTTTTGTATGAATGCTATACAGGAAGACCCCCTTTTGTTGGCAGAGAATTTACACAGTTAGTCAAATCTATAATTTCAGATCCCACACCACCTTTACCTGATAATCCATCAAGGTCCTTTCAAAATCTGATCGATTGCTTACTCATGAAAGATCCGGCAGAGAGATTACAGTGGTCTGAACTGTGTGAGCACAACTTTTGGAGAACAAGTATACCGATGATCCCTTTACCACCTCAGCCTACTTTTGACAACATGATCGAACTTTCTGCTACACCATATTTATCTGAGAGAAATGGCGATAAACCTTACAGACAGTTGACACCACCCAAGCCTCGTGAGTATAGTGCCCTTAGGAAGAAGGATGAAAATTCTACTAAGGCGTTCATGACACCTGTTAAGAATGTGCAAAGTGGCAAGAAAAATAGTGCAAAACCTAAGGCTGATGGTCTCAAAGGTGTAAATATCCTCAGAATGTCTCGCATAGCTAAGATGAATTTGCAAAGGGAAATGGACAAGGAGAACTACAGGCGTCCTCCCACAGAAACATCTGAGAATGAGACTGAAGTTAAGatagaaaataatgacatgGAGCTCGATTTTGGTGAAAATCCAGAGGGTGATGTGCTGGATGACACTGATGGATCAGATAATCCTGGATCCACAGCAAATGAAAAACCTCAAGCCGCTGATGGTAATGAAGAGAATTGTATGATAAATCAGGTTGACATGCTCACTGATGAGGGTTCAGTTAAGCCTGATACCATGATGAAAAATGAGCAGAATTCTTGTTCGGATAACCTTGATGTGGTGGCCACTCCACCTAGTAATTGTATGCGGAAAGCACAACGTGCTAAGGTAACTCCAGCTGCTGCAGCTGGTTCTGAGCCATCTAACATCTTTGAAGCATTCTGGCATCCAACAGATCTTGCAGTTAAACCAGTTATGCCTAGTAGGAAGGCTGATAAAGCTGCGGACACGGTCCCCATGCTTCCATTTGAGGCTCTTACAGCATGTGATTATAATAAGTTACCACAGGAGCAGATGAATGCATTCAACAGTCAGATACTTCAGAGTTTAAGTGGAACTTTTCAGGTTTCAGAAAAACAAAACACTCTCAGATACCTGGAGATGTTAAGCATGAACTCAGATGCTGCGAACAAAATAACTAATGGTCCAATTATGTTGCTACTTATAAAAATGCTTCGACTGTCAAAAACTTCAGTCTTGCGTGTCCAAATCGCCTCACTTATGGGGTTGCTGATACGCTATTCCACTGCTCTTGATGTGGAGCTGGCAAGTTCAGGAATTTTTAATGCACTATCAGATGGGTTAAGGGATAAGCATGATAAACTCAGGAGATTCTGTATGGCAACACTAGGAGAGTTATTATTCTACGTTTCTACCCAATCTGATCAAGATATCAATGCTCAAGAATCTCCTTTGAAGGACAACAGGCCTGCATCTTCTTGGCAGGTCAGAATTCAAAATGAAGAGTATATTATGTTTTTGGCAGTTTATTTAGTCAAATTTATGTAGTTCGATGATACATTACCTTAGTAAAGTACTGGATGGTAGAAATATCTAATACTTGGTACTGATTCTGTTGTGGAACATCTTTGTGTTTCCCATTGGTTATGTTCCTAAGTAGAAATATCTAGGAGTTAAGCTTATCTTAATTTATATAAGCACACTGCAGTACTTCTCACATACATTGATACATAGCAACACTACATGTGTTTATGTTCTTGACATGCTCTTGTCCTTATTTACGTGCAAGTGTCAACTAATGTGTTTGGTGTTCACCAATACAATACTATTGTATGGTATATAAACTTAAAAGGCTGTAAAGGCTAAGCTGTGATGATCTGTGCCACGACAAAAACTATATTTATGGTCtattttgattattttctttGCAGCGCTCGTGATGAATATATCTTTAGGTTGATACAATATGTATAAAGGTCGAAATTACATTTATTAATTAGTATTTTGCTCTTATAATAACAATATCATGGCTCTATTTTACTTCCTATGAAAATCTAATCTGATCAGCTTAGAACCTTGCAAAATTTTCCCCACCAATTTTAGGAAAATTTCCATAATGTATTTCTCTGAGTGGAGAACTTTTAACCTAATTTCTTTGAATGCGATAATTCTTTTTTTTGGATCATTTATGTGTCAGCTGAGTAACGGCATGTGACTACAAATGAGCGATCTAGACCTCTGAGCAGGgttattttatatgaaaaaactTCATAGCATTTTTAGCTCATGTAGTTTATGTGGTCATTAGAGTACATATGCAAATGAAGGAGCCCCTTCCATTAATTTGTACGTTCAAAATCAAACTAATGTGTTCAACCTTGATTTAACTTGGGAGTTGGAAATTGTGCAGGTTCCTAGTGCTGTAATTGCACTGGTGTCATCTATCTTGCGTAAGGGCGAAGACGATCTAGCCCAGCTATATGCCTTACGAACAATTGATAACATATGTAGCCAAGGAACAGAGTGGACATCACGTTTTGCTTCCCAGGATGCGATTGGACATCTGTGCTATATCTATAAAGCAACTGGAAAGCAGGAGAGTACGAGGCTCATTGCAGGGTCTTGTTTGGCCCGCCTCGCTCGCTTCAGTCCATCATGTATTCATTTAATACTGGAGAAGCTACCGTTCAAGGATATTGCATGCACACTCATCAAGGGAAATCCACGTGAACAGCAGATTAGTCTGAATATTCTCAATTCGGCATTAGTTAACAGTCATAGTATAACAAACATGAACCGATATATTATTTCATTATCGGATGACAAACAATTGGTCCCTGGGCTTATTTCTCTGATAGAACAGGGAACTGATGTTCTGCGTGGGAAAGCTCTTTTGTTTGTTGCTCTTCTTTGCAAGAACAGTCGAAGGTGGCTTCCTCATTTCTTTTGCAATGCAAAATTAATATCAGCAGTTGATAGATTGGGAAAGGAAAAGGAGGGTTACATTCATCAATGTACAGAAGCATTTGTGCAGTTGGTTGCTTCTTTGGTCCCTGCTATTCTTGACACAGTCTCCAGCGATATACAGCAGGTTATGGCTGGCAAACGCCATGGACCCATTACTGCTTTAGCTGGACGAGCTCATCCAAAGAGCACAATTCATCTGTTTCCTGTTATCCTTCATCTTCTTGGAAGTGCATCCTTCAAGCACAGAGTTGTGACAAGTCATGTATTGCTTCAGTTGGCAAATCTTATTAAGATTTTGGAGGCACCGCTTCAGGTATGATTTGTGAACTATATGGATATTACACCCTGATGAGTATATGGAGACTTCATTCATTACATATCTGCAACTTTAGTGCTGTCTTGCCTTAACAATGTCTTTGTTTTGTATTGCACAACGCATTTTCTGAGCAAATCTTGGTTTTGTGGGATTATTTATGTCTAACTTGTTGTATTTTCAGGTTAGGGATGATTTCCAAATGACATTGTTGCGAGTTCTTGAGGCAGCTACAGAGGAGCCTTCTGTTATACTTAATGAACATAAAATATTCACCAGTCGTATCCTTCCTAGCTTGTCCATTTTATACAAGGGCAATAAAGATGGTGATGCCAGATTTCTCTGTTTGAAGATACTCTCTGATGTGATGATTGTGATATTCAGTGACTCTTCATTAACTGCTGATGAACAAACAAAAACTGCCTTGAACTCGATCTCTCAGAAGCATTTTCTGCCGCTGTACCCTTCATTTGCAGAGGATGAAGATCCCATACCCATATATGCACAGAAACTGCTAGTAATGTTGATGGAACATGGTTGTGTGAAAGTCTCTGATATTCTGCACAAAGCGACAGTATTCCAGTGCTTTGAATTTTTGCTAGGAGATCTGTCAAATGCAAATGTAAGCAAtgtcaagctttgcttcgctttgGCATCTGCTCCCGAGATGAACACCCATATTCTTTCTCAGCTTCAAGTTGTTAGAAGAATAGGGAACCTCCTTGAGTTTGTTGCTGCAAAAGACATGGATGATTTTCTTGAACCCACCTTGGAACTTTGCAGAGCTTTCATTATCCGTGGTACTGGCAGCAACAGAAGTGTCGCCCTTTCCAAAGAGCCAGCACTCCTTGTTGACAGTGCCTTCAGCATGAGCATTGCTGTTGATCAACAATCTTGCGTCATGGATATATGTGACTTTGGTGGCAATATGGGTATTTTTCTTGAGCTGGTTGCCAATTCAGATCCACAGATAAGCGATTTATCGTCAGATTGTGTAGTGTTGTTACTCAAGGCAGCACCTCGAGAGGCTACAGTGGGCTTGTTGACCAATCTTCCTAAATTTAGTGCTGTCCTGGACTTGCTCAAGCATGACAGCTGCTTACGGCTGACTCGCTTACTATATGGCTTAGCCTTCTCTTGCAGACAATATTTAGCCCAGGGAATGATTCTGTCAATATCAGTGTCTGCTTTGACGCGAGTGGAGGCATTTGTTTCAGCTTTCAAGGGCTCCAATGACAGCCGTCTTGCTGAGTCTGCTTCTTATTTGGGCGCCGAACTGCAACGCTTACCTCGCTGTGGTTGAGCTGCAACATGGCCAAGGAGGCAGGTTAGCCGCTACTGTACAAGTGATCTTAATAGGATGGCCTTGTTTTCCTTCACCCTTCATTTACCATGTACATGAGCTGAGCATGTGATCATGATCTCATCAAGCACAGGTATTATACATCAGTGGCCATCTTGTTTATCTCAATTGCACTCTTTGCCACGACTGCCAATTGGTACCCCCTCGCTCAGCTATGCGCATGATGTTTTATGTTATCATTTatgtgcgacgcggggctggtaTATATGGTGCTTTTGACCATATCTGGAAGGGGCTAGAGGTCGACACCCTTTTCTGCATTTCCTCGCCAATTTTGGTTGGCAATTAACTTTTAATTTTCATGTAATCTGTAGTACTTGTAATTTCTTTGAGAATACTGTAGTCCATACCATCATGTGTACATCATCGATAAACTCATGTAAGTTTCATGTAATTGTGTTGTTTAAGAGTTTCCTAGCTCCTTAATCATGGATTTTAACTTTCACAATAATGATAGGACAGTTCATTTTAAAGCATTCCCCCATCTTTTGCTGGGCAAGTTCGCGCTAACTGGCTATAGTTTGCTTTTGACCTCCGTTTCCTTTTAAAAGATATTCCTTGGGATCCTTTCATGAGTTATGTCTTTCTTGATTGTTTAATTATTTACTCTGGACAGTGGCTGTATATTTTGTTGTAATTGCGCATGATACAGTCTCCTTTAACCTtcaaaaacatttttttcataGAAATATTATGCTGTGCCTGCATATGCTTTTTTACTTAAGAATgggtaaaaaagaaaaggttgatTAGGAAGCGAAAGAGGGCAAAAAGTTGACTTTTGATACATCGTTTAGATGGATAATCGGAGACCGTGGATACGTAGAGCTTGTTGAAATGAATCTGTTTGACTACTTATACGCTCGGTTTGGAGTCAATATCGCGGAGTTATGATTTTTGAAAGTttgagataaaaagaaaaaaaaaacaaactaatCCTAGTGGACCGCCTCCACATTCAATCTCCTCCTCTTTGCACCCACTTTCCTCTTGGCCACCACCCCTTCCACCTCTCCCCTCTGTGGGTGTCTTCCTTTGCTCCCTGCGTCCCcttcctcctgctgctgctgaaaaagggaaaaagaagaggaggaagagaagaggaggatgaaAGAGAGAAAACAGAGAAGGTAGAGGGAGGAGGACCcgtttcaatttcatttttctatgCCCTAGGTATTGAATCCTCGTTTATGTGATAACCTAatttcccctccctctctctctcagtcgAATCGGACCCATATGTCAGAGTCACCCCTAACCTCTTGAATCCTCTTTCTTTTCTGCTGCATCGGTTGCCCGTTCTTGAATCCCCGCGCGCCATTAAGGCCATTGAATCGTCAATGGACACTGGAAAGGTAGCTAGCGACACAGCATACTTCATTTCCCCGAGGATCTCAGGAGAGAAACAAGGAAACCGAACCCCGTTTTTCCGTCCGCCACTAAAGCCCAGACTGAATCGATCTCACCCTCCCGTGTGTATATAGCCACCCAACCCCCTCCTCGAGATCCTCTTCGCTCCACCGCGCTCGAACCCTATCTTCTCGTCGCGAATCCGCTACCAGAGAGCTACTTTAATGTCGCCACGCCATTGCCGAAGTTCACCATCGTTGCTGTGCGACTCCAGCCCTCCCTAACGTCACTCGAGCTTACGACACCATTCGACGTCCACATTCGTCGTCCGTGACCGCTCGCCTTCGAGTTTCTGCCACCGCACGGAGCTCCAAAGGTCGCCGAAGCTCGCCGTTGAAGCCCAGTCGTCGCCAAGTCGTTCCAATCTTCCTCGACGTCCTCCAACCTATCAAACGAGTTCACCTGCTCCAGCTCGTGCTGCTCCACCGTTCAATGTCGTCAACCAAGCACCGCAACGACATCTACGCCCTCCTCCGGCCCTCCTCCGCCAAGGAAACTTCTCCATCGATCTACTCTGTGCCGGAGCTGAGGTAGCTTCCCTCTCATCCGTCCGATCTCGTATGTGCGGCATAGATTATAAGTCGGATACCCTTTCGCGTTCAGTAGATCTCACTTGTAGGATCTGAAATCGACGCGCGTGATTTAAATAGGTTCTCGTGAGTCAGCATAGCCACATGCGCGTGCTATGCGTGAGCATTCGTCATACGTGGCAGTCCTAGTCAACGCAGCCGAGCCACGTTAGCGTTGAGTAGTAATTcaattttcttttagaaaaataatttgtgaaatagaataattccaaaaataggttttttgtttagaaaaaattccagaaattagtaaatgttttaatttttttagctctgttttGTTTCTGAAGATGTTATTTAATGTTTTCTAGTGTAAACATTATtacaaaaatgttagaataaacattttattttggaaaatggTTTACATGATATAATTTACTTATGAtaatgtttaaaaatattttctttgataaaataaatgcttttaatatgctttgttgcatataaaattagttttaattccaaaaaatgtaaataaattctataaattgTTTTATTCAGTTTTATGctacaaaataattttggaaaattgtaaataaattttttaggccttttaaaaattaggtttaattaaaaaaagtaaTTTTCGTCATTTTTAGCTATTTAAAAATTCATTTAGCCGTAGTTTTTGCGTCGTGGCTCCGGTTTGGGTGGTTCTTGCACCCAAATCTTTCTAAAATCGTGTCTTAGCTAGCTTGTTTGTTGTGCTAGCTCTGTTAAGTGCTTACTCTTAGTGTTGTTTGTTTTGTTCATGTGTAGAGAAGTTTATCTCGGAAATGTTCGACATCTAAGATCAAGATTTCGGTGTTTTCGAGCAGCTCAACGGAGAAGACAATTATCCTTGAACATATTGCACCTACTTTTGGAAAGTATTTAGTTTATAGAATGGATGCTTATCAAATATGTGACCTATGAgcagggtttactagctttccCCGATCTTCCTTGTAACCTTAGTGCTATTTTCATGTCATGGGTAGAAAATACTTAGTTGTGCTTATTCATGGGTAGTATAGACAAATGATGCTTTTGGAGTAATAATGTGTATCATGATGATAACTTTGGTAAATGCTTAAACTTGGAAAGTAGGTCTGGGCAAGTTTGGTATGATGGTTGGActgtggatgtgttccaggcaaGAATGTTGACTTTGATGGATATTGGTTATCTCCCTATGTTGGTTGCTAGCGGTCTTGCCCAAACTatattaaggaccggttcgtggagcaaccacctatgaaaataatacaaCTACAAGCCTAGTATGGGACAGACTTAGCCTAGTAATTTGCTATCTTCTCAGTATTGTAAAGATCATTAGGTGGTACAGGGATGGAAGAGTGTATTTCTTGGAACCGtaaggtgcaagagggggcttctggagtGAAGGGTGTACTCTCACGGCGGTGGAACCTTAACGGGTCAACACGTGCTGAGAGAGGCGTTGGAAAGGCTTtatagtggattcctagcgcagaCCTCAAAAGTGTGTAAGAGTCATCTATCGGCCAATAGGTACTCAACAAAATAGGAAGACATGTCTTGTgtgtaaagtgtacaacctctgcagagtaaaagcttatatatcagtcgtgctcacggtcatgagcaaCATGTACTCATCACATGATTAGTCAGGTGTTTTCGGATGGTTTGGATGGTTTTTGGTTGGCTTTGATGGATCACAGTGGTGAGAACTGTGATTCAAGGCTGGTTTTGGTTAGAGGTGGATGGAACCTCGGATGCggagcaaggtggttggaaccttggctcaagttttaaaaattctttcacatattaaataggttgcttttatGTTTTATTACCAAAATAAGTTTTATTCAAATAAACCTCTGGGTTAAGCCATTCTTGTTATTGGCCCACATGCCATACTTTTCCATACTTGCTGAATATTtcatatactcacacttgctataccCAAACAATGTTGCTCAATTGGGGAGAGATTTTGAGGACTTCGCAGAGGATGACACATTCTAGGGCGTGTTATCTGTCGATTGCTTGTGGAATCGCTCGAAAGGTTAAAGACTATGCTTAGTTCCGTTGCATCGCTAGTCCCTTTTGTAAGCACGAAGATACGTTTAAGTTAAGAATATTATTTCTGTTATTCACTTATGATGTCATTATATGTGAGTAACTTGATCTTGACATACATATAGCTTATATTCGGTTTGATCTTAAATTGGGTGTGACAGTTTCCCCTCTGTTTTGCTATATTCTAGGGCTTAGTTCATGTGGTGGTCGATTAGTGGCAAGGTTATCTTAGGggcttttcttgcaaaatttAACAACTATAAAGTTTTAGATGGTATTAGGATGTACACTCCAAtgattttttcagaatttttggatgtatggtttaggagataaaaaaaagtgaAGCCTGCTGCCTGAATTTTCAGACAGTTTTAGGAGCCTATTTTCGGTTTCAGTTTTGGCCACCTTAGTGGCAGAATAAAATTATGCTTTCACAACGAAAGTTATAGGCCTCGTTATGTAGTTTTCAAATATGCATTTATTTGTTCTCGTAcctgtggtagaaaaatagataaaaaaaaagtgaagtAGCACTGCTGCAGTCAAACGAATGTGAAGATGTCGG
This region includes:
- the LOC133893749 gene encoding serine/threonine-protein kinase RUNKEL-like, encoding MNNFHVYEAIGRGKHSTVYKGRKKKTIEYFAVKSVDKSQRSKVLNEVRMLHSLDHANVLKFYSWYETSAHFWLVLEYCVGGDLKGLLEQDKKLPENSIHGLAYDLVKALQFLHSQGIIYCDLKPSNVLLDEFGCMKLCDFGLARRLKDIEKTNPGDVPQPMRGTPCYMAPELFREGGVHSYASDFWALGCVLYECYTGRPPFVGREFTQLVKSIISDPTPPLPDNPSRSFQNLIDCLLMKDPAERLQWSELCEHNFWRTSIPMIPLPPQPTFDNMIELSATPYLSERNGDKPYRQLTPPKPREYSALRKKDENSTKAFMTPVKNVQSGKKNSAKPKADGLKGVNILRMSRIAKMNLQREMDKENYRRPPTETSENETEVKIENNDMELDFGENPEGDVLDDTDGSDNPGSTANEKPQAADGNEENCMINQVDMLTDEGSVKPDTMMKNEQNSCSDNLDVVATPPSNCMRKAQRAKVTPAAAAGSEPSNIFEAFWHPTDLAVKPVMPSRKADKAADTVPMLPFEALTACDYNKLPQEQMNAFNSQILQSLSGTFQVSEKQNTLRYLEMLSMNSDAANKITNGPIMLLLIKMLRLSKTSVLRVQIASLMGLLIRYSTALDVELASSGIFNALSDGLRDKHDKLRRFCMATLGELLFYVSTQSDQDINAQESPLKDNRPASSWQVPSAVIALVSSILRKGEDDLAQLYALRTIDNICSQGTEWTSRFASQDAIGHLCYIYKATGKQESTRLIAGSCLARLARFSPSCIHLILEKLPFKDIACTLIKGNPREQQISLNILNSALVNSHSITNMNRYIISLSDDKQLVPGLISLIEQGTDVLRGKALLFVALLCKNSRRWLPHFFCNAKLISAVDRLGKEKEGYIHQCTEAFVQLVASLVPAILDTVSSDIQQVMAGKRHGPITALAGRAHPKSTIHLFPVILHLLGSASFKHRVVTSHVLLQLANLIKILEAPLQVRDDFQMTLLRVLEAATEEPSVILNEHKIFTSRILPSLSILYKGNKDGDARFLCLKILSDVMIVIFSDSSLTADEQTKTALNSISQKHFLPLYPSFAEDEDPIPIYAQKLLVMLMEHGCVKVSDILHKATVFQCFEFLLGDLSNANVSNVKLCFALASAPEMNTHILSQLQVVRRIGNLLEFVAAKDMDDFLEPTLELCRAFIIRGTGSNRSVALSKEPALLVDSAFSMSIAVDQQSCVMDICDFGGNMGIFLELVANSDPQISDLSSDCVVLLLKAAPREATVGLLTNLPKFSAVLDLLKHDSCLRLTRLLYGLAFSCRQYLAQGMILSISVSALTRVEAFVSAFKGSNDSRLAESASYLGAELQRLPRCG